One window of the Cryptomeria japonica chromosome 7, Sugi_1.0, whole genome shotgun sequence genome contains the following:
- the LOC131856419 gene encoding disease resistance protein Roq1-like, protein MASSSSHLQENEEHHALLMASSSSPPQKYAFSGASSSSFYGIEPPHERRKVSESSRLYDVFINHRGPDVKDTLALELYKSLENLEIRAFLDSKEKVLGDSFPSTIETAIHSAAVHIAIFSKGYAESPWCLTELVLMLQSKAKIIPVFYGVAPSALRHIEKGVYAKAFIEYENKKSYIEELEEWKKALQSISFIGGEEFTCNCEKIVSAVQKEVQRMRCLHVAKYPVGLPKLVQHFEKQCIDKRVQDFESQCGIYKQGEGKCKMVGIFGMGGVGKTTLAKELFNRKRSDYSRSCFLFDVREASEQLDALVISDELNKFGNSLVIVTTRDVKVLINAEITVGYNLKGMDRDDAKELFCWHAFSRSYPSGGYEELVDLFLDVCGGLPLSIQVLGRHVHGEDQNFWELELKKVKKMLPQDIQKRLRISIDTLDNEEKQIFMDVACFFIGESKKDAIRVWEGSGWSAQHTLRRLKDKCLVAEMEDHNFIGHFGHPLEYSREEKFFFENA, encoded by the exons ATGGCATCTTCTTCCTCTCATCTCCAAGAAAATGAGGAACACCATGCTTTGCTTATGGCATCTTCGTCCTCACCTCCCCAGAAATATGCTTTCTCTGGGGCATCATCTTCATCTTTCTATGGAATCGAACCTCCCCATGAAAGGAGGAAGGTTTCCGAATCTTCAAGATTATATGATGTCTTCATCAATCACAGAGGCCCTGATGTCAAAGATACTCTGGCTCTGGAGCTCTACAAATCCCTTGAGAATTTAGAAATACGTGCGTTTCTTGATTCGAAAGAGAAAGTACTTGGAGATTCGTTTCCATCCACCATTGAGACAGCCATCCATTCTGCTGCAGTTCATATAGCTATCTTTTCCAAAGGCTATGCAGAGTCTCCGTGGTGTTTGACAGAGCTAGTTCTTATGTTGCAGAGTAAAGCTAAGATTATTCCTGTTTTCTATGGTGTTGCGCCTTCGGCACTACGCCACATAGAAAAGGGAGTGTATGCCAAAGCTTTCATTGAATATGAAAATAAGAAGAGTTACATAGAAGAACTGGAGGAATGGAAGAAAGCTCTCCAATCTATTTCATTTATTGGTGGCGAAGAGTTCACCTG TAACTGCGAGAAAATAGTGTCAGCAGTGCAAAAGGAAGTACAAAGGATGAGATGTTTACATGTTGCCAAATATCCAGTCGGACTTCCTAAGCTTGTACAACATTTTGAAAAGCAGTGTATTGACAAGCGTGTACAAGATTTTGAAAGTCAGTGCGGGATATACAAACAAGGAGAAGGGAAGTGCAAGATGGTTGGCATTTTTGGCATGGGTGGGGTGGGAAAAACAACTCTCGCCAAGGAATTGTTCAACCGAAAGCGCTCAGATTACAGTCGCTCCTGTTTTCTATTTGATGTTCGGGAAGCATCT GAACAATTAGATGCCCTCGTGATCAGTGATGAGCTGAATAAATTTGGCAATAGTTTGGTAATTGTTACAACTCGTGATGTAAAAGTGCTCATAAACGCTGAAATAACGGTTGGTTATAATTTGAAAGGAATGGATAGAGATGACGCGAAAGAGCTGTTTTGTTGGCATGCTTTTAGCCGATCTTATCCATCTGGTGGATACGAAGAGCTGGTCGACCTCTTCTTAGACGTCTGTGGCGGCTTACCGTTGTCAATTCAAGTTCTGGGCAGGCATGTTCATGGTGAAGATCAGAATTTTTGGGAGTTAGAactgaagaaagtgaagaagatgcTGCCTCAAGACATACAGAAGAGATTAAGAATAAGCATAGACACGTTGGACAATGAGGAAAAACAAATTTTCATGGATGTTGCATGCTTTTTCATAGGAGAATCCAAGAAAGACGCCATCAGAGTGTGGGAGGGATCGGGATGGAGCGCTCAACATACACTGCGAAGACTCAAAGATAAATGCCTAGTTGCAGAAATGGAAGATCATAATTTCATCGGGCATTTTGGGCATCCGTTGGAATACTCCAGAGAAGAAAAGTTTTTTTTTGAGAATGCATGA